A window of the Candidatus Eisenbacteria bacterium genome harbors these coding sequences:
- a CDS encoding prolyl oligopeptidase family serine peptidase, which produces MLRCVRFVRGLATLPVLLGILLAFHSTGAQSQLPPLIPREALFGEPERIMPTLSSDGSRIVWLERAPWGALRPRVVTLGSRDTISFLDERDGFDFVEWAGNGYTLLTLRQREGDENWHLWALDTRTKQMRDLTPFPKVRAEEFFTHPRHPNEVLVALNRRDPRVFDLWRVNLTTGEARFDTRNPGDIVTWTMDPDFQVRAAVALDPKTSDTRILYRDRGDTTWKEHQRWPFKVAGMDRDRRIIGFRQDGNAVYLQNGIGTNTSRIVESELGTSRERVVVPHHPQADLWNQGKFTGSEGYCTVLLDPRNGRPLAAAINELKPSWFAVDSSVAPDLRLLGSRHGGVFEILSTDTLDRRWVVCWERDTGSSLFELYDRRTRRLTPLFEANPPIARLPLVPIEGFYATARDGRKIPCYLAKPKGVAAKHLPMVVVPHGGPWYRDEWGYMPDVQWLANRGYAVLLPQFRGSTGFGVDWLNAGDHEFGDGKVLGDIVDAAQWVARQGVADSTRMAIMGGSFGGYAALCALAFAPERFRCGVDFVGPSDLAHLISGFPSYWEARRRRWLNRMGEVIADRALNRRLSPLYHADAITAPLLVAHGANDPRCKLEASERIVKVLRDRKREVTFLVYPDEGHGFSRIENQRDYSARVEEFLARHLGGRAIPRADVPGSSVQVR; this is translated from the coding sequence ATGCTGCGCTGCGTCCGATTCGTGAGGGGCTTGGCGACGCTGCCGGTCCTCCTCGGCATTCTTCTGGCGTTCCATTCCACCGGCGCGCAGAGCCAGCTCCCTCCGCTCATCCCTCGCGAGGCGCTGTTCGGCGAGCCGGAGCGGATCATGCCGACGCTCTCCTCCGACGGCTCGCGGATCGTCTGGCTCGAGCGAGCGCCGTGGGGCGCGCTGCGGCCACGAGTGGTCACGCTGGGCAGCCGTGACACCATCTCGTTCCTCGACGAGCGCGACGGATTCGACTTCGTGGAATGGGCGGGCAACGGCTACACGCTGCTGACCCTGCGCCAGCGCGAAGGCGACGAGAACTGGCACCTGTGGGCGCTCGACACACGCACGAAGCAGATGCGCGACCTCACGCCGTTTCCCAAGGTGCGGGCCGAGGAGTTCTTCACCCACCCGCGCCATCCGAACGAGGTGCTGGTCGCGCTCAACCGCCGCGATCCCCGCGTCTTCGATCTGTGGCGCGTGAACCTGACGACCGGCGAGGCCCGCTTCGATACCCGCAATCCCGGCGACATCGTCACGTGGACGATGGACCCGGATTTTCAGGTGCGGGCGGCGGTGGCGCTCGATCCGAAGACGAGCGACACACGGATCCTCTACCGCGACCGTGGCGATACCACCTGGAAGGAGCACCAGCGCTGGCCCTTCAAGGTGGCCGGCATGGACCGCGACCGGCGCATCATCGGATTTCGCCAGGACGGCAACGCGGTCTACCTGCAGAACGGCATCGGCACCAACACCAGCCGCATCGTGGAGAGCGAGCTAGGAACGTCCAGAGAGCGCGTCGTGGTCCCGCATCACCCTCAGGCGGATCTCTGGAACCAGGGCAAGTTCACCGGCTCGGAGGGCTATTGCACGGTGCTCCTCGATCCGCGGAACGGCCGTCCCCTCGCCGCCGCCATCAACGAGCTCAAGCCGTCCTGGTTCGCGGTCGACTCCTCGGTGGCGCCCGATCTCCGGTTGCTCGGCTCGCGCCATGGCGGCGTCTTCGAGATCCTCTCCACCGACACGCTGGATCGTCGCTGGGTCGTGTGCTGGGAGCGGGACACCGGCTCCAGCCTCTTCGAGCTCTACGATCGCCGCACACGGCGACTCACGCCGCTGTTCGAAGCCAACCCGCCGATCGCCAGGCTTCCGTTGGTGCCGATCGAAGGCTTCTACGCCACGGCCCGCGACGGCAGGAAGATTCCCTGCTACCTGGCGAAGCCGAAAGGCGTCGCGGCGAAGCATCTGCCCATGGTCGTCGTTCCGCATGGCGGGCCGTGGTATCGCGACGAATGGGGCTACATGCCCGACGTCCAGTGGCTCGCGAATCGCGGTTATGCGGTCCTGCTGCCTCAGTTCCGTGGCTCCACGGGCTTCGGCGTCGACTGGCTGAATGCCGGCGATCACGAGTTCGGTGACGGCAAGGTGCTGGGCGACATCGTGGATGCCGCTCAGTGGGTGGCGCGCCAGGGAGTCGCCGATTCCACGCGAATGGCGATCATGGGCGGATCGTTCGGCGGCTATGCCGCGCTGTGCGCCCTGGCCTTCGCCCCGGAGCGGTTCCGCTGCGGCGTCGACTTCGTCGGTCCCTCGGATCTCGCGCACCTGATCAGCGGATTCCCCTCCTACTGGGAGGCGCGACGCCGGCGCTGGCTCAATCGCATGGGCGAGGTGATCGCCGACAGGGCGCTCAATCGCCGGCTGTCACCTCTCTATCACGCCGATGCCATCACCGCGCCGCTGCTCGTCGCCCACGGCGCCAACGATCCGCGCTGCAAGCTCGAGGCCTCCGAGCGAATCGTCAAAGTGCTGCGCGATCGCAAACGGGAGGTGACGTTCCTGGTCTATCCCGATGAAGGCCACGGTTTCTCCCGGATCGAGAACCAGAGAGACTACTCGGCGCGAGTCGAAGAGTTCCTGGCCAGGCACCTCGGGGGCCGCGCCATCCCGCGCGCGGACGTGCCGGGGTCGAGCGTCCAGGTGAGGTAA